From the genome of Bacteroidota bacterium:
ATCAATCTCATTCCAGCAGCTTAAACCGAACCAGGCGATGACATGTTTTTTCAATCCAATGGCAACGTGCATTCCGAAAGAATCGCCGGTAATAATCACATCGCAAATGTTCTCGTAACAGATACCGCGCCTGACCCCTTCCGTAGTTGGCGTGTTTAATACTTTATTCCCAACCCTGCGGACAATTTCTGCGTTCCGTTCTGTATCTTCCGGTCCGCCGACAAGCACTAAACGAATACCCTTAACCGAATACATTGTTTCAATCAACTGCACATGTTGATCAATCGTCATTTTTTTATTTTGATAAAGATACGAACAACCGGTGTTAAATCCGACAATCAGATCACCATTATGCAATTGATGTTCGGAGCAATAACTCTCGCAGAATTGTTTTTCTTCCGCCGATAATTCAAACACGTATTCATCTCGCTGGAACTTCAACTTCATCGATTCTTGAAGAATCTGAGTCCCATATTTTTCATTTTTGCGGAACTTCAATTCATCATCCAATCCAAGGATATAACTATACTCCGCCTCCTTGTTCAAAGGAATGATTTGTCCATTCTTGTTTAAACCAAATCCGATCTTTTCTTTTGCGTTAAGCGTGTTGCCAAAAGCGCAAGATCGTTTTGTTTTATCCGTTTGATAGACAATGTCGAATTGCATTTGCTGCAGTATCATCCAATTTTCCGGTTCCCACAAGTAGACTGCATCGAGATACGGATTGTTATCGAGCAACCGGTACGCATTCTTCAATGTGATCCATGAAATATGGCTGTTCGGATATTTTCGTTTAATCGCAGGAAGCATCGCTGTCGTCTGCACCACGGCACCCATGGCATCCAGATTTATGATAAGGATCTTCTTCCCGATTGGTTCATGGTCAACACACTCCTGATAGCAAGCCTTACCCGGAAAACATGGTTTATATCCGGTGAAGCGTTTACAGTCGGGAATAAATATTTTTTTTATTGTTTTTTTCTTTGTTATCGATTTTTTAGCCATGCGAATTTAATTGTTGTTCTTAAGCTGCTGAAAAGCGTTGAAGACTACTTCAACAGAGAGACCTTTCATGCAAATATTTCCAATCGGGCATTCAGTAAGATTACATTCAAGGCAATCCAGTCTTTCATCTCTTACCCATAGATTTTTTTTGCCGTACGGACCCTGCAAGTTAGGATCAGTCGGTCCGTAAATTCCCAGAGTTGGCACACTAAGCGATGCTGCAATATGCATCGGCCCCGAATCATTACTGATAAGATACGAACAGGATTTCAGGAACGCACCCATTTCTTTTAAACTTGTCTTCGGAATGATAGCACTCTTGTGCTTCATCATTGACCGTATCTTTTGCACTTCATCATATTCTCCTGGACCCCAAAAATAGAGAACATTGGACTGATGTTTTTCGATAATCTCATCCGCTAATTGCGCATATGATTCGCTGTTCCATTTTTTGGTATACCATCCGCCGCTCGGATTAATTCCTACGATTGATTGTTGTGAACCAAGTTGTTCCTTCAACCACTGTTGAGCAAGAATTTCGTCATTGCTTTGAATGATGAAGTCGGGAGTGGAATCAGTAATTGCAATCCCAAAATGACGCAAAACGTCCAGATTAAAGTCGACGTTATGAACTTCTCCACCGCGGGGTGTTACATGTGCATTGTATGCATACGCACGACCGCGGAAAGGAAATCCGATTCTTTGTTTCGCTCCGCTGCATCGGGTAATTAACGCTGTTCGAGGATTTCCAAATAGATCAATGACAATATCATACTTTCTACTTCGAATCTTTTGGATAACGGAAAAGGTCGAATCGTTCTTTTTATTGAAACTGATCACCTCACGGAGATAAGGATTCCCCGAAACAACATCGGAAGCAAATTCTTCGCACAAAAAATCAATCTGGATATTTGGAAATTGTAGTTTAATGTTTTTAATGACAGGTGTTGAAAGGAGAACATCTCCGATAGCACGGGGCTTGATCAATAACAGACTTGAAGCAGTATGAAAAATAGAATGGTGATTCACCCTTGTCCAAAATTTTATCAAAAATACCAAATAAGCTTCACAATTCAAATAATGTCGCCAAAATTCTCTAGAAGAATCTTGATTCACTTCGTTAGATTGACTATTTTTACCATAGTAATATCCTCTAGTTTGAGACGACAATCCACAATAACTTCATTCACAATAGGAGTAACAATGAAAAAAATATCTACTCTTCTTTTCTTGTCTCTTTTGGTATCTGCCTTTGTCTTCGGACAAACCCATTTGGGAGGCAAATTTATTCCAAAAAAGACAACGGTAAAACCGGACAGCGCTTTTTTTGGAGACATTGGTATACGCGGTTCATGGGTTGCTCCCGATCTTGATAAAGACGGAAAACCTGAAATTATCGTTACAGATTATTCCAAATCCGGTCGAGTTCATGTATTTCAGGCTGCCGGAAATGATACACTTGAATGGATATGGTCTTCACCGCGCCTTGATACACTGAGCGGTACACCGTATGGAGTCGGTGGAACATCAACACCAAGAACAGTTCGTTCAGGAGATTTGGACGGTGACGGTAAAGGAGAAATTATTTTCCCACGCGCCGGTGCAACGGGTGGATTTTTAGTATTTGAATGGGATGGTGTCACCGGCAGTCATAAATTTGGAACACTTCCTTCGGCAATAATTCCAAATACTGTTGCCTATGGTTCCAATTTTGGATCGTTAGCAGGTACTGCTGTCGAAGGCGGTCTTCAATTAACGGTGGAACATTTTGAAGTGGCCGATGTTGATGGAGACAATCAACAGGAATTGTTGACACCGAAGAATCTCGCAGGTGGTGGGAATGATGATTTTCTTATCATTCACGCTCTCGGCGATTGGTCAACAAACGAACCGGGTCTTTCGACATTTGAAATTGAAGGCGGTACACGCCGACTTGCAAGTTCAAAATTTGGCGGGGGATCACCGTATGGAATTCATCCCGTCGATCTGAATGGCGATGGTAAGATGGAAATTGTTTGCCACAACTGGAACTTTTTGGATTACTGGGTAATGAAAGTAACCGGCGCAGATACATATGTAACGCCGGATACCACCGCTCCTGTCAATGGCACTCATTACTATCAGATTACCCCTACGTTTGATTATGTTGCCTTATTCGGTGGCATTGTCGCAAATCTTGATAAGGATAATAACTCCGAAGTCTATTTACCGCTCTACGGCGGTTTGAGCGACACACTTGATGGATCGTTATTCGTTATTGATTACGATGCAGCTGATGATGTTCAAAAAGCAGATGCAACCCATGCCGTGAAGATTGCTTCGGCTGTATCACAGACCAGTTCTGGGATACCGATTTCAAGCTTTACCGGTGTAGAAGCTGATCTGGACCGTAACGGTAAAAAAGAGATCTTGGTAGGATCCGCTTACCCAAGCAACGTGGTTGCGATTGAATACAACGGAACCGGTTCATTGCGCAATCCCGCAAATTATACGCGCAAAGTATTTTACAAAGGCGAATCCGATGTCTATGCATCTTTTACTTATCGCGATTCAATGCAAATAAAAGATACCGTAAAAGTAATAGGCGAAGGATTTGTTTCCAAAATGTCGATGCCGAGAGATATTGATGGTGACGGAAAAGTGGAAGTTATTCTGCCGTACCAATCAGTGACAGATTCAGTAACCTCCAGCTGGCAGCATTTTGATGTCAATACCCAACTATTTGTGGAGGATTCCAGCAAGAAAGTAACAAACGTCAAAAAATGGATCTTCCGGTCACTGGAAGCGGATGTTGTCGGTTCAGTCGGCAATAAGAATCTTACAGTAATTATGCCTGATGATTATCAATTGAATCAGAACTTCCCCAATCCATTCAATCCGACAACAACTATTAATTTCGTTCTCCCGTTGTCCAAACAAGTAACCTTACGGATCTTTGATATGCTTGGTAAGGAAGTAACAACATTAGCAAACAATGAAGAG
Proteins encoded in this window:
- a CDS encoding FG-GAP-like repeat-containing protein; this encodes MKKISTLLFLSLLVSAFVFGQTHLGGKFIPKKTTVKPDSAFFGDIGIRGSWVAPDLDKDGKPEIIVTDYSKSGRVHVFQAAGNDTLEWIWSSPRLDTLSGTPYGVGGTSTPRTVRSGDLDGDGKGEIIFPRAGATGGFLVFEWDGVTGSHKFGTLPSAIIPNTVAYGSNFGSLAGTAVEGGLQLTVEHFEVADVDGDNQQELLTPKNLAGGGNDDFLIIHALGDWSTNEPGLSTFEIEGGTRRLASSKFGGGSPYGIHPVDLNGDGKMEIVCHNWNFLDYWVMKVTGADTYVTPDTTAPVNGTHYYQITPTFDYVALFGGIVANLDKDNNSEVYLPLYGGLSDTLDGSLFVIDYDAADDVQKADATHAVKIASAVSQTSSGIPISSFTGVEADLDRNGKKEILVGSAYPSNVVAIEYNGTGSLRNPANYTRKVFYKGESDVYASFTYRDSMQIKDTVKVIGEGFVSKMSMPRDIDGDGKVEVILPYQSVTDSVTSSWQHFDVNTQLFVEDSSKKVTNVKKWIFRSLEADVVGSVGNKNLTVIMPDDYQLNQNFPNPFNPTTTINFVLPLSKQVTLRIFDMLGKEVTTLANNEEFTKGSHNIAWNGKDKNGKTVSSGAYIAKMTAGNIEKNIKMMMLK
- a CDS encoding glycosyltransferase family 9 protein translates to MAKKSITKKKTIKKIFIPDCKRFTGYKPCFPGKACYQECVDHEPIGKKILIINLDAMGAVVQTTAMLPAIKRKYPNSHISWITLKNAYRLLDNNPYLDAVYLWEPENWMILQQMQFDIVYQTDKTKRSCAFGNTLNAKEKIGFGLNKNGQIIPLNKEAEYSYILGLDDELKFRKNEKYGTQILQESMKLKFQRDEYVFELSAEEKQFCESYCSEHQLHNGDLIVGFNTGCSYLYQNKKMTIDQHVQLIETMYSVKGIRLVLVGGPEDTERNAEIVRRVGNKVLNTPTTEGVRRGICYENICDVIITGDSFGMHVAIGLKKHVIAWFGLSCWNEIDLYERGIKLIPEGLFCAPCWKKQCPYNLECIQMIDLKRIVSEVKRFAALRAK
- a CDS encoding glycosyltransferase family 9 protein, giving the protein MIKPRAIGDVLLSTPVIKNIKLQFPNIQIDFLCEEFASDVVSGNPYLREVISFNKKNDSTFSVIQKIRSRKYDIVIDLFGNPRTALITRCSGAKQRIGFPFRGRAYAYNAHVTPRGGEVHNVDFNLDVLRHFGIAITDSTPDFIIQSNDEILAQQWLKEQLGSQQSIVGINPSGGWYTKKWNSESYAQLADEIIEKHQSNVLYFWGPGEYDEVQKIRSMMKHKSAIIPKTSLKEMGAFLKSCSYLISNDSGPMHIAASLSVPTLGIYGPTDPNLQGPYGKKNLWVRDERLDCLECNLTECPIGNICMKGLSVEVVFNAFQQLKNNN